A single window of Rhizobium sp. SL42 DNA harbors:
- a CDS encoding aldo/keto reductase: MKMNRLGRTDIHVSEICLGTMTWGSQNTQDEAFAQMDYALEHGVNFFDTAELYPTTPLSPKTYADTERMIGNWFEKTGKRQDVVLATKVAGAGREYIRGGAPITAQSILDAVDASLSRLKTDYIDLYQIHWPNRGHFHFRGAWNYDPFAQDKARTEDEIGEKLEALGACVKSGKIRAIGLSNETTWGTQKFLTLAEQQGLPRVATIQNEYNLLYRHYDLDLAELSHHEDVGLLAYSPLAGGILSGKYLDGHKPSGSRGTLGDIGGRLVSHQEPATRAYVDLAKTHGIDPSAMALAFCLTRKFMASVIIGATSIEQLKTDIGAADLKLSDEILKEIARIHRLYPATI, encoded by the coding sequence ATGAAAATGAACCGGCTCGGCCGTACCGATATCCATGTTTCCGAGATCTGCCTTGGCACCATGACTTGGGGGTCGCAGAACACCCAGGATGAAGCCTTCGCGCAGATGGATTACGCGCTGGAACATGGCGTCAACTTCTTCGACACGGCGGAACTCTATCCCACCACACCGCTATCGCCCAAGACTTATGCCGACACCGAACGGATGATCGGCAACTGGTTCGAAAAGACCGGCAAGCGCCAGGATGTGGTGCTGGCGACGAAAGTGGCGGGTGCCGGCCGGGAGTATATCCGTGGCGGCGCGCCGATCACCGCGCAATCGATTCTGGATGCCGTCGATGCCAGCCTTTCGCGGTTGAAGACGGACTATATCGATCTCTACCAGATCCACTGGCCCAATCGCGGCCACTTCCATTTTCGCGGCGCCTGGAATTACGACCCCTTTGCCCAGGACAAGGCACGCACCGAGGACGAGATTGGCGAGAAGCTGGAAGCGCTTGGCGCCTGCGTGAAGTCCGGAAAGATCCGCGCGATCGGCCTTTCGAACGAGACGACCTGGGGCACCCAGAAATTCCTGACCCTTGCCGAGCAGCAGGGGCTGCCGCGGGTCGCGACCATACAGAACGAATATAACCTGCTTTACCGCCACTATGACCTCGACCTTGCAGAGTTGTCGCATCACGAGGATGTCGGCCTGCTCGCCTATTCGCCGCTGGCCGGCGGCATCCTTTCGGGTAAGTATCTCGACGGACACAAGCCAAGCGGCTCTCGCGGCACCCTTGGCGATATCGGCGGACGGCTCGTCTCCCACCAGGAGCCGGCGACCCGCGCCTATGTCGATCTTGCCAAGACACACGGCATCGACCCTTCAGCCATGGCACTCGCCTTCTGCCTGACGCGCAAGTTCATGGCTTCCGTCATCATCGGCGCAACTTCGATAGAGCAGCTAAAGACCGACATCGGCGCTGCCGATCTGAAACTCTCCGACGAGATCCTCAAGGAGATCGCCAGGATCCATCGCCTCTATCCGGCAACGATCTGA
- the fabD gene encoding ACP S-malonyltransferase: MTVAFTFPGQGSQAVGMGKDLADTYPEARAVFAEVDEALGQKLSDIMWNGPEETLTLTANAQPALMAVSMAFIRVLEAKGLVLKDKVSFVAGHSLGEYSALCAAGTFSIGDTARLLRIRGNAMQAAVPVGEGAMAAIIGLEHGDVQAICVEASAVGPCQIANDNGGGQLVISGGKAAVEKAAALATEKGAKRAIMLPVSAPFHSALMAPAADAMREALAKVQKNAPVVPVIANVLAAPVADAGRIADLLVEQVTGQVRWRETVEWFAANGVTTLYEIGSGKVLSGLARRIDKNISGVAVNAPADIDTALAALNG, from the coding sequence ATGACAGTCGCATTCACCTTTCCCGGCCAGGGCAGCCAGGCCGTTGGAATGGGCAAGGATCTTGCCGATACCTATCCCGAGGCGCGCGCCGTTTTCGCGGAAGTCGACGAGGCGCTTGGCCAGAAGCTGTCCGACATCATGTGGAACGGCCCGGAAGAAACCCTGACACTGACCGCCAATGCGCAGCCGGCGCTGATGGCCGTGTCCATGGCTTTCATCCGCGTGCTCGAAGCCAAAGGCCTCGTGCTGAAGGACAAGGTCTCCTTCGTCGCCGGCCATTCGCTCGGGGAATATTCGGCGCTCTGTGCCGCCGGCACCTTCTCGATCGGCGATACCGCCCGTCTCCTTCGCATCCGCGGCAATGCCATGCAGGCTGCCGTTCCGGTGGGCGAAGGCGCGATGGCCGCGATCATCGGCCTCGAGCATGGCGATGTGCAGGCAATCTGCGTTGAAGCCTCTGCCGTTGGCCCGTGCCAGATCGCCAATGACAATGGCGGCGGCCAGCTGGTCATTTCGGGTGGCAAGGCGGCCGTCGAGAAGGCGGCGGCATTGGCAACCGAAAAGGGTGCCAAGCGCGCCATCATGCTGCCGGTATCCGCCCCTTTCCATTCGGCACTGATGGCCCCGGCCGCCGATGCCATGCGCGAGGCGCTGGCAAAGGTTCAGAAGAATGCGCCCGTCGTGCCGGTCATCGCCAACGTCTTGGCGGCTCCGGTTGCGGATGCCGGCAGGATTGCCGATCTTCTCGTCGAGCAGGTCACCGGCCAGGTCCGCTGGCGCGAGACGGTCGAATGGTTTGCCGCCAATGGCGTCACCACGCTGTATGAAATTGGCTCCGGCAAGGTCCTCTCCGGTCTTGCCCGCCGCATCGACAAGAACATTTCCGGCGTTGCCGTCAATGCGCCGGCCGATATCGATACGGCGCTTGCCGCGCTGAACGGTTGA
- the fabG gene encoding 3-oxoacyl-[acyl-carrier-protein] reductase codes for MFDLTGRKALVTGATGGLGEEIARLLHKQGAIVGLHGTRVEKLEALAAELGDRVHIFPANLSDRDEVKALGEKAEEVLGGVDILVNNAGITKDGLFVRMSDADWDAVLEVNLTSVFRLTRELTHPMMRRRYGRIINITSIVGVTGNPGQANYCASKAGMIGFSKSLAQEIATRNVTVNCVAPGFIESAMTGKLNEKQKEAIMGAIPMKRMGAGSDIAAAVLYLASSEAGYMTGQTLHVNGGMAMI; via the coding sequence ATGTTTGATCTGACCGGCCGCAAGGCCCTCGTTACCGGCGCAACCGGTGGCCTCGGCGAAGAGATCGCCCGCCTGCTGCACAAGCAGGGCGCCATCGTCGGCCTGCACGGCACCCGCGTCGAGAAGCTCGAAGCGCTGGCCGCCGAACTCGGCGACCGCGTTCACATCTTCCCGGCAAACCTTTCGGACCGCGACGAAGTCAAGGCGCTGGGCGAAAAGGCTGAAGAAGTGCTCGGCGGCGTCGACATCCTCGTCAACAATGCCGGCATCACCAAGGACGGCCTCTTCGTGCGCATGTCGGACGCCGACTGGGACGCGGTTCTGGAAGTGAACCTCACCTCCGTCTTCCGCCTGACGCGGGAGCTGACGCATCCGATGATGCGCCGCCGTTATGGCCGCATCATCAACATCACCTCGATCGTCGGCGTGACCGGCAATCCGGGCCAGGCCAACTACTGCGCCTCAAAGGCCGGCATGATTGGTTTCTCCAAGTCGCTCGCCCAGGAAATCGCCACGCGCAACGTGACGGTCAACTGCGTAGCGCCGGGCTTTATCGAGAGCGCCATGACCGGCAAGCTCAACGAGAAGCAGAAAGAAGCGATCATGGGCGCGATCCCGATGAAGCGCATGGGCGCCGGATCGGACATCGCTGCGGCCGTTCTCTATCTTGCCTCCAGCGAGGCGGGCTACATGACCGGCCAGACCTTGCACGTCAACGGCGGCATGGCGATGATCTGA
- a CDS encoding acyl carrier protein, with translation MSDIAERVKKIVIDHLGVDAEKVVEGASFIDDLGADSLDTVELVMAFEEEFGVEIPDDAADSILTVGDAVKFIEKAQA, from the coding sequence ATGAGCGATATCGCAGAACGCGTGAAGAAAATTGTAATTGATCATCTCGGCGTAGACGCTGAAAAGGTTGTCGAAGGCGCGAGCTTCATCGACGATCTGGGCGCCGACTCGCTCGACACTGTCGAACTGGTCATGGCCTTCGAAGAAGAATTCGGCGTTGAAATTCCGGACGATGCAGCAGACTCGATCCTGACGGTCGGCGACGCTGTCAAGTTCATCGAGAAGGCACAGGCCTAA
- the fabF gene encoding beta-ketoacyl-ACP synthase II: protein MRRVVITGTGMVSPLGCGTELTWARLLAGQSGARLVTEFQVDDLPAKIACRIPTEGEGAYSPDDWMELKEQRKVDNFIIYAIAAADMALKDAGWEPKTYDDQCATGVLIGSGIGGLEGIVEAGHILRDKGPRRLSPFFIPGRLINLASGQVSIRHKLRGPNHSVVTACSTGAHAIGDAARLIALGDADVMVAGGTESPISRISLAGFAACKALSTARNDDPTKASRPYDKDRDGFVMGEGAGIVVLEDLDHAKARGAKIYAEVVGYGLSGDAFHITAPSEDGDGAFRCMTMALKRAGLTAGDIDYINAHGTSTMADTIELGAVERLVGEHASKISMSSTKSAIGHLLGAAGAVEAIFSALAIRDNVAPPTLNLDNPQVETAIDLVPHTARKRDINVALSNSFGFGGTNASLVLRRYDA, encoded by the coding sequence ATGAGACGTGTCGTTATCACCGGTACCGGCATGGTATCTCCTCTCGGATGCGGAACGGAACTGACTTGGGCACGCCTTCTGGCCGGCCAGAGCGGTGCGCGCCTCGTCACTGAATTTCAGGTTGATGACCTCCCGGCCAAGATTGCCTGCCGAATTCCAACCGAAGGCGAGGGTGCATACAGCCCTGACGACTGGATGGAACTGAAAGAGCAGCGCAAGGTCGATAATTTCATCATTTATGCGATCGCAGCGGCTGACATGGCGCTGAAGGATGCCGGCTGGGAGCCGAAGACCTATGACGATCAGTGCGCCACGGGCGTTCTTATCGGCTCGGGTATCGGTGGTCTCGAGGGCATCGTCGAAGCCGGTCACATCCTGCGCGACAAGGGGCCGCGTCGCCTTTCGCCGTTTTTCATTCCGGGCCGACTGATCAACCTCGCCTCGGGCCAGGTCTCGATCCGCCACAAACTACGTGGCCCGAACCATTCCGTCGTCACGGCCTGTTCGACCGGCGCGCACGCCATCGGCGATGCTGCCCGTCTGATTGCACTCGGCGATGCCGATGTCATGGTCGCCGGCGGCACGGAATCGCCGATCAGCCGCATCTCGCTGGCCGGCTTTGCCGCCTGCAAGGCGCTGTCGACCGCCCGCAACGACGACCCGACCAAGGCGTCTCGCCCCTATGACAAGGACCGCGATGGTTTCGTCATGGGCGAAGGTGCCGGCATCGTCGTGCTGGAAGACCTCGACCATGCCAAGGCGCGCGGCGCCAAGATCTATGCCGAAGTCGTCGGCTACGGTCTGTCGGGCGATGCATTCCATATCACCGCTCCATCCGAAGACGGCGACGGCGCATTCCGCTGCATGACAATGGCGCTGAAGCGCGCCGGTCTGACGGCTGGCGATATCGACTACATCAATGCCCATGGCACCTCGACCATGGCCGACACGATCGAGCTCGGCGCCGTCGAACGCCTGGTTGGCGAACACGCCTCGAAAATCTCGATGTCCTCGACCAAGTCGGCCATCGGCCATCTTCTCGGTGCCGCAGGCGCCGTCGAGGCGATCTTCTCGGCGCTGGCGATCCGTGACAATGTCGCGCCGCCGACGCTGAACCTCGACAACCCGCAGGTCGAGACTGCGATCGATCTCGTGCCGCACACGGCCCGCAAGCGCGACATCAATGTTGCCCTGTCGAATTCCTTCGGCTTCGGCGGCACGAATGCCTCGCTCGTCCTGCGCCGCTACGACGCCTGA
- the mltG gene encoding endolytic transglycosylase MltG: MIPKSPNEALRPERVPQPPRRSRKARSQLVIFLNFVMTMIVFVGVVAVAGFFYVMDSYQKPGPLATNTNFVVRSGAGLAEIANNLERNNIVSDARIYRYVTATYLEEGDTLKAGEYEVKAGASMKEVTELLQSGKSILYSVSLPEGLTVKQMFQRLAEDNVLEGDLPTELPAEGSLRPDTYKFSRGTNRAEIVSQMAAAQEKLIDQIWERRDPDLPVKTKEEFITLASIVEKETGKDDERAHVASVFINRLAKGMRLQSDPTIIYGLFGGDGKPADRPIFQSDIKKETPYNTYVIKGLPPAPIANPGRAALEAVAHPWKTKDLYFVADGTGGHVFAATLEEHNANVRRWRKLEAERAANPPATLDVAPEVDPQAKKN, translated from the coding sequence ATCATTCCCAAGTCGCCAAACGAGGCATTGCGCCCGGAACGCGTGCCGCAGCCGCCGCGCCGTTCGCGCAAGGCCCGCAGTCAGCTGGTGATTTTCCTCAATTTTGTCATGACGATGATCGTTTTCGTCGGCGTGGTTGCTGTTGCCGGCTTCTTCTATGTCATGGACAGCTACCAGAAGCCCGGTCCTCTAGCGACCAACACCAACTTTGTCGTGCGCAGCGGCGCAGGACTGGCTGAGATCGCCAACAATCTCGAACGCAACAACATCGTTTCGGATGCCCGCATCTATCGGTACGTGACCGCGACCTACCTGGAAGAGGGCGACACGCTCAAGGCCGGCGAATACGAGGTCAAGGCGGGCGCGTCGATGAAGGAAGTGACTGAACTGCTGCAGTCGGGCAAGTCGATCCTTTATTCTGTTTCCCTTCCGGAAGGCCTGACCGTCAAGCAGATGTTCCAGCGTCTGGCCGAAGACAATGTCCTTGAAGGCGACCTGCCGACCGAACTGCCAGCCGAAGGCAGCCTGCGGCCGGATACCTACAAATTTTCGCGCGGTACCAATCGTGCCGAGATCGTCAGCCAAATGGCAGCCGCGCAGGAGAAGTTGATCGATCAGATCTGGGAACGGCGCGATCCCGATCTTCCGGTCAAGACCAAGGAAGAGTTCATCACGCTCGCCTCGATCGTCGAGAAAGAAACCGGCAAGGATGACGAACGCGCTCATGTGGCCTCGGTCTTCATCAACCGCCTGGCCAAGGGCATGCGCCTGCAGTCGGACCCGACGATCATCTATGGTCTGTTTGGTGGTGACGGAAAGCCGGCCGATCGGCCTATCTTCCAATCGGATATCAAGAAGGAAACGCCCTACAACACCTATGTGATCAAGGGCTTGCCACCGGCGCCGATCGCCAATCCGGGCCGCGCCGCCCTTGAAGCTGTTGCGCATCCGTGGAAGACCAAGGACCTCTACTTCGTTGCGGACGGCACGGGGGGACACGTGTTTGCCGCCACGCTCGAAGAGCACAATGCCAATGTTCGTCGTTGGCGCAAGCTCGAAGCGGAGCGTGCCGCCAATCCGCCTGCAACGCTGGATGTTGCGCCGGAAGTGGATCCGCAGGCCAAGAAGAACTGA
- a CDS encoding YicC/YloC family endoribonuclease — MMLQSMTGFARNEGTTGRYRWAWEFRSVNGKGLDIRARLPQGLEHLETEVRRLVTERLTRGNLQVGLSLTVSENRVEAVLNRDALDAVLRLRDELGPGLIDPAPLRLDTLLSIRGLVDLREATDDEAAITARDGDIVAGLERAVAALVDMRASEGDALRRVLEDHITRIEELAVQIEADPSRQPDEIGRRLENQLAAILDNTSGLDRDRLHSEIALIATKADLREEIDRLKAHVIAARELLAAGGPIGRKLDFLAQEFNRESNTICSKSNAVAVTSAGIELKVVIDQFREQVQNLE, encoded by the coding sequence ATGATGCTGCAATCGATGACGGGTTTTGCCCGCAATGAAGGAACGACCGGGCGCTACCGCTGGGCCTGGGAGTTTCGCTCGGTCAATGGCAAGGGCCTCGATATCCGTGCGCGATTGCCCCAGGGGCTGGAGCATCTGGAGACAGAGGTCCGTCGCCTGGTCACCGAGCGTCTGACGCGCGGCAATTTGCAGGTCGGTCTGTCGCTGACCGTCAGCGAGAATCGGGTCGAAGCCGTGCTCAATCGCGATGCCCTCGACGCGGTGCTGCGGCTGCGCGACGAACTCGGCCCCGGACTGATCGATCCCGCACCGCTTCGCCTGGACACGCTTCTATCGATCCGCGGTCTTGTCGATTTGCGCGAGGCGACAGATGACGAGGCAGCGATCACCGCGCGCGACGGCGACATTGTCGCCGGGCTTGAGCGTGCCGTCGCGGCTCTCGTCGACATGCGCGCCAGTGAAGGTGACGCCTTGCGCCGCGTGCTGGAAGACCACATCACCCGGATCGAAGAGCTTGCGGTTCAGATCGAGGCCGACCCCTCCCGGCAACCGGATGAGATTGGTCGCCGGCTGGAGAACCAGTTGGCCGCCATTCTCGACAACACATCGGGCCTTGATCGCGACCGTTTGCATTCCGAGATTGCCCTGATTGCAACCAAGGCGGATTTGCGCGAAGAGATCGACCGGTTGAAGGCGCATGTGATTGCCGCGCGCGAATTGTTGGCCGCAGGCGGTCCGATTGGCCGCAAACTCGATTTCCTGGCACAAGAATTTAACCGAGAATCAAATACGATCTGTTCCAAATCAAATGCCGTTGCGGTGACCTCCGCCGGCATAGAACTCAAGGTCGTCATCGACCAGTTCCGGGAACAGGTTCAAAATCTGGAGTAG
- the gmk gene encoding guanylate kinase — MADIAPAHVKIARRGLMLVISSPSGAGKSTIARTLMDKDKQIGLSVSVTTRQRRQSEIEGVHYQFVSQREFERLRDSDSLLEWAQVHGNFYGTPREAVETAMGEGRDMLFDIDWQGAQQLQEKMSADVVSIFILPPTMAELQSRLHRRAEDTEEVIQTRLANSRAEIAHWREYDYVIVNDDLQSAFDAVQSIVKAERLRRDRRHGLFDFVEGLIA; from the coding sequence ATGGCCGACATTGCGCCCGCACACGTCAAGATCGCCAGGCGTGGCCTGATGCTGGTCATCTCTTCGCCGTCCGGTGCCGGGAAATCCACAATTGCCCGCACGCTGATGGACAAGGACAAGCAGATCGGCCTGTCGGTCAGTGTCACCACACGCCAGCGTCGCCAGAGTGAAATCGAGGGCGTGCACTACCAGTTCGTTTCCCAGCGGGAATTCGAGCGCTTGCGCGATTCCGACTCGCTGCTCGAATGGGCGCAGGTCCATGGAAATTTCTACGGCACCCCGCGCGAGGCCGTGGAAACGGCGATGGGCGAGGGCCGCGACATGCTTTTCGACATCGACTGGCAGGGTGCGCAGCAATTGCAGGAAAAGATGTCGGCCGATGTCGTGTCGATCTTCATCCTGCCGCCGACCATGGCCGAGCTCCAGTCACGCCTGCATCGCCGCGCAGAAGACACCGAAGAGGTCATCCAGACGCGTCTGGCAAATTCCCGGGCAGAAATCGCCCATTGGCGCGAATACGACTATGTGATCGTCAATGACGATCTGCAGTCTGCTTTCGATGCCGTGCAGTCGATCGTCAAGGCCGAACGCCTCCGCCGCGACCGCCGCCACGGCCTGTTTGATTTTGTCGAAGGCCTGATCGCCTGA
- the betC gene encoding choline-sulfatase produces the protein MVQSRPNILILMVDQFNGTLFPDGPAEFLHAPHLKALAKRSVRFANSYTASPLCAPARASFMSGQLPSRTRVYDNAAEFASDIPTFAHHLRAAGYQTSLSGKMHFVGPDQLHGFEERLTTDIYPADFGWTPDYTKPGERIDWWYHNLGSVTGAGVAEITNQMEYDDEVAYHATRRLYDLSRGQDDRPWCLTVSFTHPHDPYVARRKYWDLYDDCPELAPTVGPIAYEDQDPHSRRLMDACDHTAFAITDENVRRARQGYFANVSYVDDKIGEILDVLERTRMADNTVILFVSDHGDMLGERGLWFKMNFFEGSARVPLMMCVPGLEPRLVTQPVSTLDVTPTVAGLAGIDISTLAPWTDGEDLMPLATATGGRGPVPMEYAAEGSIAPLVGIRDGKFKLTLCDVDPPILVDLEADPQELVNLADDPAHAEVFTQLKAKALARGDLSRFDAAVRESQARRHIVYAALRNGAYFPWDYQPLQKASERYMRNHMDLNILEESQRFPRGE, from the coding sequence GTGGTGCAATCTCGCCCAAATATCCTGATCCTGATGGTGGACCAGTTCAACGGTACGCTCTTTCCCGACGGGCCAGCCGAATTTCTCCACGCACCACATCTGAAAGCGCTGGCTAAGCGTTCCGTGCGTTTCGCCAACAGCTACACGGCAAGCCCCCTCTGTGCCCCTGCCCGCGCCTCCTTCATGTCCGGTCAGTTGCCGAGCCGCACGCGGGTTTACGACAATGCGGCGGAATTCGCCTCAGACATCCCGACGTTCGCACATCATCTGCGGGCTGCGGGTTACCAGACGAGCCTGTCCGGCAAGATGCATTTCGTCGGGCCGGACCAGTTGCATGGCTTCGAGGAACGGTTGACCACAGACATCTATCCGGCCGACTTCGGCTGGACACCGGATTATACCAAGCCCGGCGAACGTATCGACTGGTGGTATCACAATCTCGGCTCAGTGACCGGCGCAGGCGTCGCGGAAATCACCAACCAGATGGAGTATGACGACGAGGTTGCCTATCATGCCACGCGCCGGCTCTACGATCTCTCTCGCGGGCAGGACGATCGCCCCTGGTGCTTGACCGTAAGCTTCACCCATCCGCACGACCCCTATGTCGCGCGTCGCAAATATTGGGACCTTTACGACGATTGCCCGGAACTGGCGCCGACGGTCGGTCCTATTGCCTATGAGGATCAGGATCCTCATTCCAGGCGCCTGATGGATGCATGCGATCATACCGCCTTTGCCATCACCGATGAGAACGTTCGACGCGCCCGCCAGGGCTATTTCGCCAATGTTTCCTATGTCGACGACAAGATCGGCGAGATACTCGACGTGCTCGAACGCACCCGCATGGCCGACAACACGGTGATACTGTTCGTCTCGGACCATGGCGACATGCTCGGCGAACGCGGGTTGTGGTTCAAGATGAACTTCTTCGAAGGCTCGGCCCGCGTACCGCTGATGATGTGCGTTCCGGGTCTGGAGCCACGTCTGGTGACGCAACCCGTTTCGACCCTCGACGTGACGCCGACGGTTGCCGGACTTGCCGGCATCGATATCTCGACGCTTGCGCCGTGGACCGACGGCGAAGACCTGATGCCGCTGGCCACCGCCACGGGCGGGCGTGGTCCGGTGCCAATGGAATATGCCGCCGAGGGCTCCATCGCCCCACTCGTCGGAATCCGGGATGGAAAATTCAAGCTGACGCTCTGCGACGTCGATCCGCCGATCCTGGTCGATCTGGAAGCCGATCCACAGGAATTGGTCAATCTGGCCGATGATCCGGCTCATGCCGAGGTCTTCACGCAATTGAAGGCAAAGGCGTTGGCTCGTGGCGACCTTTCACGCTTCGACGCGGCAGTCCGGGAAAGCCAGGCGCGGCGCCATATCGTCTATGCCGCCCTTCGCAACGGTGCCTACTTCCCATGGGACTACCAGCCCCTGCAAAAGGCATCCGAGCGCTACATGCGCAACCACATGGATCTGAACATACTGGAAGAGAGCCAGCGCTTCCCGCGCGGCGAATAG
- the rsmA gene encoding 16S rRNA (adenine(1518)-N(6)/adenine(1519)-N(6))-dimethyltransferase RsmA has product MAALDGLPPLRDVIARHGLDARKALGQNFLLDLNLTQKVARTAGSLEGVTVFEVGPGPGGLTRAILALGAKKVVAVERDPRCLPALAEVADHYPGRLEVIEGDAVKTDFESMAADGPVKIIANLPYNVGTQLLVNWLLPRQWPPFWQSLTLMFQKEVGQRIVAKEDDNHYGRLGVLCGWRAESHMAFDVPPQAFTPPPKVTSTVVHLTPRLNPLPCDPDKLEKVTMAAFGQRRKMLRQSLKPVGGEALLTKADIDPQRRAETLSVEEFCRLANLL; this is encoded by the coding sequence ATGGCTGCACTCGATGGATTGCCGCCGCTTCGCGATGTCATTGCCCGGCACGGCCTGGATGCGCGCAAGGCACTTGGCCAGAATTTTCTGCTCGACCTCAATCTTACGCAGAAAGTAGCGCGAACTGCCGGATCGCTGGAAGGCGTCACCGTCTTCGAAGTCGGCCCGGGGCCCGGTGGGCTGACGCGCGCCATCCTTGCCCTTGGTGCCAAGAAGGTAGTCGCCGTCGAGCGCGATCCGCGTTGTCTGCCGGCGCTGGCCGAAGTGGCTGATCACTATCCCGGCCGTCTTGAGGTGATCGAAGGCGACGCGGTAAAGACCGACTTCGAGTCGATGGCGGCGGACGGCCCGGTAAAGATCATTGCAAACCTGCCGTATAACGTCGGCACGCAACTGCTGGTCAACTGGCTGCTGCCACGGCAATGGCCGCCATTCTGGCAGTCGCTGACGCTGATGTTCCAAAAAGAAGTCGGGCAGCGGATCGTCGCGAAAGAGGACGACAATCACTACGGTCGACTTGGGGTGCTCTGCGGTTGGCGGGCCGAATCGCACATGGCCTTCGACGTTCCGCCACAGGCGTTCACGCCACCACCCAAGGTCACCTCGACGGTGGTCCACCTGACGCCACGTCTCAATCCGTTGCCGTGCGACCCCGACAAACTCGAGAAAGTCACCATGGCGGCATTCGGTCAGCGACGTAAGATGCTGCGGCAGAGCCTGAAGCCGGTGGGCGGTGAGGCGCTGCTCACCAAAGCGGACATCGATCCGCAACGCCGTGCTGAAACGCTGAGCGTCGAGGAATTCTGCCGGCTCGCCAATCTGCTGTGA
- the pdxA gene encoding 4-hydroxythreonine-4-phosphate dehydrogenase PdxA has translation MTDALLPLALSQGDPAGIGPDITLQAWLRRDALDLPPFIYIGDADVLRIRARQLDLDVTIQETHVAEATSVFGSALPVFHMPIGTDVLAGSPHVANAKGTIGAIETAVQFCLDGKARGVVTNPIAKSVLYEAGFGFPGHTEFLADLAARHLGHPVTPVMMLAGPKLRAVPVTIHIPIKDVPHALTQSGIVETCRIVAHDLKQRFGISTPRLAVAGLNPHAGEGGAIGHEDDDIIHPAIRTLRDEGIDAFGPLPADTMFHDEARQRYDVAVCMYHDQALIPAKALGFDDSVNVTLGLPFVRTSPDHGTAFGLAGTGLAREHSLVAAIRMADQISRLPKAQS, from the coding sequence ATGACCGATGCCCTTCTTCCGCTCGCTCTGAGCCAAGGTGATCCTGCAGGCATCGGTCCGGATATAACGCTGCAAGCATGGCTGCGACGCGATGCGCTTGATCTGCCGCCTTTCATCTATATCGGCGACGCCGATGTGCTTCGCATACGGGCGCGGCAGCTGGATCTGGATGTGACCATTCAGGAAACTCACGTCGCCGAAGCCACCTCGGTATTCGGTTCGGCTCTGCCTGTCTTTCACATGCCTATCGGCACCGATGTTCTGGCCGGATCGCCGCATGTTGCCAACGCGAAAGGCACGATCGGCGCGATCGAGACCGCGGTACAGTTCTGCCTCGACGGCAAGGCACGTGGCGTGGTTACCAATCCGATTGCCAAATCCGTGCTCTACGAAGCAGGCTTCGGTTTTCCGGGTCATACGGAATTTCTTGCCGATCTGGCGGCCAGACATCTTGGCCATCCGGTCACGCCAGTGATGATGCTGGCCGGACCAAAGCTGCGAGCAGTGCCCGTTACCATACACATTCCGATCAAGGACGTGCCTCACGCGCTGACTCAGTCAGGAATCGTCGAGACTTGCCGCATTGTCGCGCATGACCTGAAACAGCGCTTCGGCATTTCCACGCCACGGCTCGCGGTGGCTGGTCTGAACCCGCACGCGGGTGAAGGCGGTGCCATCGGACACGAGGACGACGACATCATTCATCCGGCAATACGGACATTGCGCGACGAGGGTATCGATGCCTTCGGCCCCCTGCCCGCCGACACGATGTTTCATGACGAGGCCCGCCAGCGCTATGACGTCGCGGTCTGCATGTACCACGATCAGGCGCTGATCCCGGCAAAGGCACTCGGTTTCGACGACAGCGTCAATGTAACGCTTGGCCTGCCCTTTGTCCGCACATCACCGGATCACGGCACCGCCTTCGGCCTCGCCGGCACTGGCCTTGCCCGCGAGCACAGTCTCGTTGCGGCGATCCGGATGGCTGACCAGATCAGCCGTCTGCCGAAAGCGCAATCCTGA